Part of the Sphingobacterium sp. LZ7M1 genome, TCTGGCTTATGTTTAATGGCCATATCTACTCCAGTTTTACCTTCTTCAGCTACCAATACGGAATACTCCCCGGTTAATTCCAATATTTCCGCTGTGCTTTCGCGAATGTCACTATTGTCTTCGATTATTAATATTTTCCTCTTTTCCATTATTCTTGGATAAAAAACATCTTAAAAATTGCTCCTTGATTTACTTCCGACCAATATTCCAAACGTCCTCCCATCAATTCAACATATCGCTTCACAATATTCAAACCCAATCCAGTTCCTGGAATGCTGCCCGTGTTATTGGCACGGAAGAAAGGCTCAAATAGACTCTTCTGTTCTTCCAGCGGGATACCGATCCCATTATCTTTCACCGTGACCAACAGCTGGTTTCTGCCGATCTGGGTGTTGAACTCAATAAAAGTATCTTCACCTGAATATTTAATGGCATTAGAAACCAAGTTGATGATACTGTTCTTCAAAAGATTGGGGTCGATGACAAAGTCAGATTCCTCACCGGTATGCTGATATAAAATATGTTGGTTTTTCTTACAGATCAACTGCATCTCCTCGGCAATCTCCTCACCAAGGTGTACTATGTTGGTATGCGATTTATTTACCATGACAACTCCCGCCTCAAGTTTTTCAAGGTTAAGGAAGTCATTTAATATCGTGTTCAATAATTGTACAGAACCTTTGATTCGGTTTGTATGTTTCTCAATTGGGCCATATTCCTGCTTCTCTACATAGCGATCGATCAATGATGCTGAAAGTTGGACCGAACTCAGGGGAGTCCTGAACTCATGAGAGGCCATGGATACAAACCTAGATTTCAACTGACTCAATTCTTTTTCCTTTTCCAAGGAAACACTGACATCAGCTTTTGCTCTCTCAAGCTCTGAAACCAGTTTGATCAGATCCTTAGTCCTTTCCCTCACTTTTAGCTCCAGCTCTTGGGTATGTTTCTTCAACTCATTTTGAGCCTGTTTCTCCTTGGTCAGATCGTGGATAAAGCCCGTAAATATTTTACGGTCTTTATAGAACACTTCGCTGACAGCTAAGCGAAAAGGAAAGGTGGAACCATCTTTTTTCAGACCTCTTACTTCGCGCCCAATTCCGATAATTCGTTTTTTACCAGTTTCTTCATAATTGGCAATGTAACGGTCATGGTTAGAACGGTCAGGTTCAGGCATCAATACCGAAATATTTCTGCCCACAACCTCCTCAGCTCTATACCCAAACAGCTCTAGGGCCGCAGGGTTGATGCTCTCTACAATTCCGTGATTATCGATCGTAATGATGCCATCAATGGCATTTTCGATGATCGCTTCTAATAGCCTAGCTGATTCCAACACGTTTTTATTTTACTAATTTTTTGTATTTGATTCGTTTCGGACCAATATCGCCTAAACGTTTCTTACGGTTCTCCTCGTATTCTGTATAGTTACCTTCAAAGAAATAAACCTGTGAATCTCCTTCAAAAGCTAAGATATGGGTACAGATCCTGTTCAGGAACCAAC contains:
- a CDS encoding PAS domain-containing sensor histidine kinase, encoding MESARLLEAIIENAIDGIITIDNHGIVESINPAALELFGYRAEEVVGRNISVLMPEPDRSNHDRYIANYEETGKKRIIGIGREVRGLKKDGSTFPFRLAVSEVFYKDRKIFTGFIHDLTKEKQAQNELKKHTQELELKVRERTKDLIKLVSELERAKADVSVSLEKEKELSQLKSRFVSMASHEFRTPLSSVQLSASLIDRYVEKQEYGPIEKHTNRIKGSVQLLNTILNDFLNLEKLEAGVVMVNKSHTNIVHLGEEIAEEMQLICKKNQHILYQHTGEESDFVIDPNLLKNSIINLVSNAIKYSGEDTFIEFNTQIGRNQLLVTVKDNGIGIPLEEQKSLFEPFFRANNTGSIPGTGLGLNIVKRYVELMGGRLEYWSEVNQGAIFKMFFIQE